In Candidatus Vicinibacter proximus, the following are encoded in one genomic region:
- a CDS encoding NAD-dependent epimerase/dehydratase family protein — protein sequence MVKILMLGSNGQIGTVLAKALMDKYGSDNVITSDVREPKEKQQNFVHIDVLNKDRIAQVVDEYEINQIYHLAAILSASGEKKPAITWEINMQGLLNVLDIGVEKKLERIFFPSSIAIYGPSTPKQNTPQYSSFMPTTVYGISKIAGEMWCAYYHNRFGLDVRSIRYPGVIGWQSLPEGGTTDYAVEIFHEALSSGKYCCFLKENTRLPMIYMDDAIRATIELMEADGDKLSLRSGYNLVGMDFTPGEIAAEIRKRIPEFEIEYKPDFRQNIAESWAESIDDSLARKDWDWQPKYNLESMTMEMLEKLKPMV from the coding sequence ATGGTTAAAATTCTAATGCTGGGATCAAATGGGCAAATTGGCACTGTATTGGCCAAAGCGCTTATGGATAAGTATGGATCAGACAATGTAATTACTTCGGATGTCCGGGAACCAAAAGAGAAGCAACAAAATTTCGTCCATATTGATGTTTTGAATAAGGACCGAATAGCTCAAGTGGTGGATGAATATGAGATCAACCAGATTTATCATCTTGCTGCAATACTTTCAGCAAGTGGTGAAAAGAAACCTGCCATTACCTGGGAAATCAATATGCAAGGACTTTTAAATGTTTTGGATATTGGCGTTGAAAAGAAATTGGAGAGAATATTTTTTCCTAGTTCAATAGCCATTTATGGACCTAGCACCCCAAAGCAAAATACTCCTCAATATTCCAGTTTTATGCCCACAACGGTATACGGAATCAGTAAAATTGCTGGTGAAATGTGGTGTGCATATTATCACAATAGATTTGGCCTAGATGTTAGGTCAATCAGGTATCCAGGTGTTATAGGTTGGCAATCACTTCCGGAAGGAGGAACAACTGATTATGCAGTTGAAATTTTCCATGAAGCATTAAGCTCAGGTAAATATTGTTGTTTTTTAAAAGAAAATACGAGACTACCAATGATTTATATGGATGATGCAATCCGCGCTACGATCGAATTGATGGAAGCGGATGGGGACAAGTTGAGTCTTCGATCAGGATATAATCTGGTAGGAATGGATTTTACTCCGGGAGAAATAGCTGCAGAAATAAGGAAGAGGATACCTGAATTTGAGATCGAATACAAACCCGACTTCCGCCAGAATATAGCAGAATCCTGGGCAGAATCGATTGACGATTCTTTAGCCAGAAAGGATTGGGATTGGCAGCCTAAATACAACCTTGAATCCATGACAATGGAAATGTTGGAAAAACTTAAGCCAATGGTATAA
- a CDS encoding helix-hairpin-helix domain-containing protein — translation MESVFEQIVLHTGLTPRQIKSTLDLLKEGASIPFIARYRKERTQSLDEHQIRLIKSTSDLFEDLWNRKNFILDTLNEQGVLTSELKGKILEAKDMLTLEDLYLPFKKRRKTKADIAIENGLEPIAMRIIQKVKLNLDAELIPFIPTPYQSKIDALEGIKHIISDIINRDDELRLRLRNRIWNEGILVSKLSKGKENQAQKFKDYFKYHELVKKIPSHRYLAIRRGEEEKLLKVDVELNEIDFIEIIERKYFNDGSSKLSQIMKSAVEEAWSKMLFPSLVLQVNHRLKEKSDVAAIDVFGNNLRQILLEAPLGSKRILAIDPGFRSGCKVVCIDETGNLLNHFVIFPLEPVLEKSVSKEKLMSAINSYKILDIAIGDGTGGREVSAWLSEILESSNVNVHVVSESGASIYSASELAGSEFPELDLTFRGAISIGRRLMDPLSELIKIDPKSIGVGQYQHDVNQKILKDRLDQEIISCVNAVGVQVNTASVQLLSFVSGIGPTLAKNIVEYRDKNYEFKTKGELLNVPRFGQKAFEHSAGFLRVRDGKYPLDNTGVHPERYELVDAMAVSVNHTLEELISSKNFIQKIDLTKFISDSTNLDTLKDIINDISKPGLDPRGEIKLFSFDPTVKTINDIVQGMILPGIVLNITKFGAFIDIGIKESGLIHVSEMSAKFIEDPLKILSLRQKILVKVILVDYERKRIQLSIKDLDFKI, via the coding sequence ATGGAATCCGTTTTTGAGCAAATTGTTTTACATACGGGTTTGACTCCCAGACAAATAAAAAGCACACTAGATTTGTTGAAGGAGGGCGCAAGTATTCCATTTATTGCAAGATACCGAAAAGAAAGAACCCAATCTTTAGATGAACATCAGATAAGACTAATTAAAAGTACCTCCGATCTTTTTGAGGATTTATGGAATCGGAAAAATTTCATTTTAGATACACTTAACGAACAAGGAGTTCTAACCAGTGAATTAAAGGGAAAAATTTTGGAGGCTAAGGATATGCTAACCTTGGAAGATCTGTATTTACCTTTTAAGAAGCGAAGGAAAACCAAGGCAGATATCGCTATAGAGAATGGGCTTGAACCAATAGCCATGAGAATTATCCAAAAGGTTAAACTTAATTTAGATGCTGAATTGATTCCATTTATCCCAACTCCTTACCAATCAAAAATCGATGCACTGGAAGGCATTAAGCATATTATATCTGATATTATTAACAGGGACGATGAATTAAGGCTTAGATTGAGGAACAGGATATGGAACGAAGGTATACTTGTCTCTAAACTTTCAAAGGGTAAAGAAAATCAAGCACAAAAATTTAAAGACTATTTTAAGTATCATGAATTAGTAAAGAAGATTCCTTCTCATCGTTACCTGGCTATAAGAAGAGGTGAAGAAGAAAAATTACTAAAAGTGGATGTAGAATTGAATGAAATCGACTTCATTGAAATTATTGAACGTAAGTATTTTAATGATGGATCGAGTAAGCTGAGTCAAATAATGAAATCAGCTGTAGAAGAAGCATGGAGCAAAATGCTTTTCCCATCATTGGTTTTACAAGTTAATCATCGATTAAAGGAAAAGTCAGATGTAGCAGCAATTGATGTTTTTGGAAACAATCTCAGGCAAATTCTTTTAGAAGCTCCCCTGGGAAGCAAAAGAATTTTAGCGATAGATCCAGGATTTAGATCAGGCTGTAAAGTTGTGTGTATTGATGAAACAGGGAATTTGTTAAATCATTTTGTAATTTTTCCTTTGGAACCGGTTCTTGAAAAGTCTGTCTCCAAGGAAAAATTAATGTCTGCAATAAATTCTTATAAAATTTTGGATATAGCAATTGGTGATGGAACTGGAGGAAGGGAAGTTAGCGCATGGTTGTCAGAAATATTGGAATCCAGTAATGTTAATGTTCATGTGGTTAGTGAAAGTGGGGCATCCATATATTCTGCATCTGAATTGGCGGGATCTGAGTTTCCTGAACTGGATCTGACATTTAGAGGGGCAATATCAATTGGGAGAAGATTAATGGATCCATTGTCTGAGTTAATCAAAATAGACCCAAAATCAATAGGTGTAGGCCAATATCAACATGATGTTAATCAAAAGATCTTAAAGGATCGATTAGATCAAGAAATTATAAGTTGTGTAAATGCAGTTGGGGTACAAGTAAATACCGCTTCTGTTCAGCTTTTATCTTTTGTTAGCGGAATAGGCCCAACCTTAGCTAAGAATATAGTTGAATATCGTGACAAGAATTATGAGTTCAAAACAAAAGGTGAATTGCTTAATGTTCCACGCTTTGGACAAAAGGCTTTTGAACACAGTGCTGGATTTTTGAGAGTAAGAGATGGTAAGTATCCACTTGATAATACTGGAGTTCATCCGGAACGATACGAATTGGTGGATGCAATGGCGGTATCTGTGAATCACACTTTGGAAGAATTAATTTCCTCTAAAAATTTTATTCAAAAAATTGATTTGACAAAATTTATATCAGATAGCACAAATCTTGATACGCTCAAGGATATTATAAACGATATTTCCAAGCCTGGCCTAGACCCGAGAGGAGAGATCAAACTGTTTTCTTTTGATCCCACAGTCAAAACCATTAATGATATAGTTCAAGGAATGATTTTACCTGGAATTGTTTTAAATATTACAAAGTTTGGTGCATTTATAGACATAGGTATTAAAGAATCAGGTTTGATTCATGTCTCTGAGATGAGTGCTAAATTTATTGAGGATCCATTAAAAATATTAAGTTTAAGGCAAAAAATTTTAGTTAAGGTTATTTTAGTTGATTATGAAAGGAAGCGGATTCAATTGAGTATAAAAGACCTTGATTTTAAAATTTAG
- the gcvT gene encoding glycine cleavage system aminomethyltransferase GcvT, translating into MKNTALTDTHIALGAKMAEFAGYNMPISYSGIKEEHDAVRNFAGMFDVSHMGEFIVKGKQAFDLIQKVTSNDVSKLEIGEAQYSCMPNLTGGIVDDLLVYRLAEDQCAEGEKAYMLVVNASNIQKDWDWINSHNSFDTRIINISDITGLLAIQGPGVVGLLQELTEVNLASIPYYSFKKGSFAGVDNVLISATGYTGSGGFEIYAENEKIAHIWNEVFKIGKPKGLLPIGLGARDTLRLEMGFCLYGNDIDDTTSPLEAGLGWITKLNKGEFIGRDLMLELKANGIKKKLVAIKLEDRRVPRHGYAVVDEGGKEIGVVTSGTSSPTLNCSIGLCYVPTELSKEGSIVYVSVGSKNLKAEVVKLPFYKGNK; encoded by the coding sequence ATGAAAAATACTGCACTGACTGATACGCACATTGCTTTGGGAGCAAAAATGGCTGAATTCGCTGGTTATAATATGCCAATTTCTTATTCAGGAATCAAAGAGGAACATGATGCTGTAAGGAATTTTGCCGGAATGTTTGATGTGTCTCATATGGGTGAATTCATCGTGAAAGGTAAGCAAGCTTTTGATTTGATACAAAAAGTAACCTCTAATGATGTCTCCAAACTTGAAATTGGAGAAGCACAATATTCATGCATGCCTAATTTAACTGGGGGCATAGTGGATGATTTATTGGTTTACCGTCTAGCGGAAGACCAATGTGCTGAAGGTGAAAAGGCCTATATGTTGGTTGTTAATGCATCCAATATTCAAAAAGATTGGGATTGGATTAATAGTCATAATTCATTTGATACCAGGATAATAAATATTTCAGATATTACAGGTCTTCTTGCTATTCAAGGACCTGGAGTAGTCGGATTATTGCAGGAACTTACGGAGGTAAACTTAGCATCTATACCATATTATTCTTTTAAAAAGGGATCATTTGCAGGAGTTGACAATGTTTTAATATCAGCGACTGGATATACGGGGAGTGGAGGGTTTGAAATTTATGCAGAAAACGAAAAGATAGCCCATATATGGAATGAAGTATTTAAAATTGGTAAACCAAAAGGACTTTTACCAATTGGTTTAGGTGCGCGGGATACATTGAGGTTAGAAATGGGATTTTGCTTATATGGAAATGACATCGATGATACTACATCTCCTTTAGAAGCAGGCTTAGGCTGGATCACAAAATTGAATAAAGGAGAATTTATTGGCAGAGATTTAATGCTAGAACTCAAGGCAAATGGTATAAAAAAGAAGTTGGTAGCTATCAAATTGGAGGACAGAAGAGTGCCTAGACATGGCTATGCTGTTGTTGATGAGGGAGGAAAGGAAATTGGCGTGGTTACTTCTGGCACTTCATCGCCTACTTTGAATTGTTCTATAGGACTTTGTTATGTTCCAACAGAATTATCCAAAGAAGGAAGTATCGTATATGTATCAGTCGGTTCAAAAAACCTAAAAGCAGAAGTAGTTAAGTTGCCATTTTATAAAGGCAATAAATAA
- a CDS encoding 3'-5' exonuclease — translation METRKILFLDIETVSSVASFDQLSPEWQDLWISKSRYYLNSEPQKSPSEIYQEKAAIFSEFGKIVCISIGFFNDEDFRVKSFFGSEELIILKQFFELVNNHFNHPEHAGFCGHNIKEFDIPYICRRAIINGLNLPTSFHLHNKKPWEIQHIVDTMEMWKFGDYKHFTSLDLLASCLQLPTSKSDISGKDVGRVYWEENDLIRISNYCMKDVILTARVFLKLKSGNRLDDENIIFIKD, via the coding sequence ATGGAAACCAGAAAAATACTTTTTTTAGACATCGAAACGGTGAGTTCAGTAGCTTCATTCGACCAGTTGAGCCCCGAGTGGCAGGATTTATGGATCTCAAAATCAAGGTATTACCTAAACTCAGAACCACAAAAGTCCCCATCTGAGATTTACCAAGAAAAGGCTGCAATCTTTTCAGAATTTGGCAAAATAGTTTGTATTAGCATCGGCTTTTTCAACGATGAAGACTTTCGGGTTAAAAGTTTTTTTGGATCAGAAGAGCTTATAATTTTAAAGCAATTTTTTGAATTGGTCAATAATCACTTCAATCATCCTGAACATGCAGGATTTTGTGGACACAACATTAAAGAATTTGATATTCCATACATCTGCAGAAGAGCAATCATTAATGGTTTGAATCTTCCCACAAGTTTTCATTTACACAATAAAAAACCATGGGAAATTCAGCATATTGTAGATACAATGGAAATGTGGAAGTTTGGCGATTACAAGCATTTTACTTCCCTTGACCTCCTGGCATCCTGCCTTCAATTGCCAACCTCAAAATCAGATATTAGCGGTAAAGATGTAGGAAGAGTCTACTGGGAAGAAAATGATTTAATTCGCATCTCAAATTACTGTATGAAAGACGTTATTCTAACTGCAAGAGTCTTTTTAAAATTAAAATCAGGGAATCGTTTGGATGATGAAAATATAATATTTATTAAAGACTAA
- a CDS encoding amidohydrolase family protein yields the protein MLKVYSDHIFNGFEFLKQTGLIFNDKSEIVKICPIGSFDKSEFNYYPGLLVPGFVNAHCHLELSHLRNKVGSGIGLLPFLKNVVGLRETSEEEIQVAIRNADAQMYELGIVAVGDISNKPDTIVCKSESRIKYFNFIESFDFMQEHLTNFFFNGYLETFKKYGNLPKSMVPHAPYSVTPQLFKLINHQNCDPTVISIHNQEVMDEDLLFLSKQGGFLDFYQHFGFNLDTFLPTGKTSIHYTLSHLDLKHNVLLVHNTMMGLDDIIEAKNRISQIYFVTCPNANLYIENNLPDYKYFIETGSTMCIGTDSLSSNWSLSILDEIKTIHKYNQWIPLQSIFSWATINGARALKMDDCFGSFEIHKSPGLNWIQEFKRIDEIAILPQSAGVKKIL from the coding sequence ATGCTAAAAGTATATAGTGACCATATTTTTAATGGCTTTGAGTTTTTAAAACAAACAGGATTAATATTTAATGATAAATCAGAGATCGTAAAGATATGCCCTATTGGTAGTTTTGATAAAAGTGAATTCAATTATTATCCGGGATTGCTAGTTCCTGGATTTGTTAACGCGCATTGTCATCTTGAGTTATCTCATCTCCGCAATAAAGTTGGTTCTGGAATTGGATTGCTTCCATTTCTAAAAAATGTGGTGGGTCTAAGAGAAACTTCTGAAGAAGAGATCCAGGTAGCAATAAGAAATGCTGACGCTCAAATGTATGAATTGGGCATCGTGGCTGTAGGGGACATTTCTAATAAGCCTGATACCATTGTATGTAAATCAGAGAGTAGAATAAAATATTTTAATTTCATAGAGTCTTTTGATTTCATGCAAGAGCATTTGACCAACTTTTTTTTTAATGGTTATCTTGAGACTTTTAAAAAATATGGAAATCTACCTAAATCAATGGTACCTCATGCGCCATATTCTGTGACTCCTCAATTATTTAAATTGATCAATCATCAGAATTGCGATCCAACTGTAATAAGTATCCACAATCAGGAAGTAATGGATGAGGACCTTTTGTTTCTTAGTAAGCAGGGGGGATTTTTAGATTTTTACCAACATTTTGGTTTTAATTTGGATACTTTTCTCCCTACCGGTAAAACATCTATTCATTACACCTTAAGTCATCTTGATCTAAAACATAATGTTCTTCTTGTACACAACACAATGATGGGTTTAGATGATATAATAGAGGCTAAGAACAGAATTTCTCAAATATATTTTGTAACCTGTCCGAATGCTAACCTATATATTGAAAATAATCTGCCTGACTATAAATATTTTATTGAAACGGGTTCAACAATGTGCATAGGAACTGATTCGCTTTCATCAAACTGGAGCCTGTCGATTCTTGATGAGATTAAGACAATACATAAATATAACCAATGGATACCTCTTCAATCTATATTTTCATGGGCAACCATAAATGGTGCCCGAGCTTTGAAAATGGATGATTGTTTTGGAAGTTTTGAAATACACAAAAGTCCTGGACTAAATTGGATACAAGAATTTAAAAGGATTGATGAAATTGCAATATTGCCTCAATCCGCAGGGGTCAAGAAAATTTTATGA
- a CDS encoding peptidylprolyl isomerase, whose product MMKIRILGYALLVCSLNSCFPPIENISSSLDYSLSDPIVHQIFEARDRRNSDSLKLFLNSEHGKYRLLSAESFGSFKDSTVVNALIGLLSDPIQEVRQAAVWSLGQIGHQSAEQELIKAFIPVDSSGQFLKTNRMILEALGKCGGDSTLRMICNVKSYQPKDTAYLLGQILAIYRFGLRGKFCLESFPRLVEYATQRKYTDEARLMAAHCLQRFKEIESKPYFDLLKTACYEEKNPNVRMCLVTALARVGNQAALTELEELYRRGLDQRIQVNIVKGLQNFKSGNAFGLALKAIQNPSIHVASLGAQYFLENGNETHEEALGNILRQGGLSWQVKSIVYDALLRIVPPYKKLTHESLKYQIKGLVTASRNPYEKSAYLKCLWRDPKEIPYFIRTAEQSKDAIIKTTTTEAIFKSLRQSSFSSIYRGAKNPIYKMISAHLHELVTKSDVGSISIMAEQFQQESGMLKYYFKPDSSFKEAMKLLSLPRDIETYNDLEKFLAKSGKRAANTKNPDFNHPINWKLLEGKTDTIKVELETDKGVCELELYPKFAPGTVANFMDLIQKDFFKDKIIHRVVPNFVIQAGCPRGDGYGSLDYSIRTESSKLLNFHEDGILGMASSGADTECSQFFISFSPAPHLDGRYTIFGKMTRGVDVLNIINVGDKILSVKLKT is encoded by the coding sequence ATGATGAAGATTAGAATTCTAGGTTACGCATTGCTGGTATGCTCCTTGAATTCGTGTTTTCCCCCGATTGAAAACATTTCTTCATCCTTGGATTATTCTCTCTCAGATCCAATAGTTCACCAAATTTTCGAAGCTAGGGATAGAAGAAATTCAGATTCACTCAAATTATTTTTGAACAGTGAACATGGTAAATACAGACTGCTTTCTGCGGAATCTTTTGGATCTTTCAAGGATTCAACTGTCGTCAATGCTTTAATAGGACTATTGTCGGATCCCATTCAGGAAGTCAGACAAGCTGCTGTATGGTCCTTAGGACAAATTGGTCACCAGTCAGCTGAGCAGGAATTAATAAAAGCTTTCATTCCTGTGGATTCGAGTGGCCAGTTTCTCAAGACAAATAGGATGATTCTTGAGGCCTTAGGTAAATGTGGAGGGGATTCAACTTTAAGAATGATTTGTAATGTGAAATCATATCAACCTAAAGACACCGCTTATTTACTTGGACAAATCTTGGCAATTTATAGATTTGGATTGAGAGGAAAATTTTGTTTAGAATCTTTTCCCAGACTGGTTGAATATGCCACCCAAAGAAAATATACAGATGAAGCCAGATTAATGGCAGCACATTGTCTCCAACGTTTTAAAGAAATTGAATCTAAACCTTATTTTGATTTGCTTAAAACGGCTTGTTATGAAGAAAAAAATCCCAATGTTAGAATGTGTTTGGTTACAGCATTAGCTCGGGTAGGAAATCAAGCAGCTTTGACAGAGTTGGAGGAATTGTACAGGAGGGGTTTAGATCAAAGGATTCAAGTAAATATTGTCAAAGGTCTTCAAAACTTTAAATCAGGAAATGCTTTTGGCCTTGCATTAAAAGCTATTCAAAATCCATCGATACATGTTGCGAGTTTAGGAGCACAATATTTTTTAGAAAATGGCAATGAGACTCATGAAGAAGCACTTGGAAATATACTTCGACAAGGTGGTCTGTCCTGGCAAGTTAAGAGCATTGTGTATGACGCACTTTTAAGAATTGTACCCCCTTATAAAAAGTTAACTCATGAATCGTTAAAATATCAGATTAAAGGATTGGTGACAGCATCAAGAAATCCATATGAAAAATCAGCTTATCTTAAATGCTTGTGGCGAGATCCTAAGGAAATTCCTTACTTCATCCGAACAGCAGAACAAAGTAAGGATGCAATCATTAAGACAACCACCACTGAAGCTATATTCAAAAGCCTCAGACAATCATCTTTTTCATCGATTTACAGAGGGGCAAAAAATCCTATCTACAAAATGATTTCAGCACATCTTCATGAGTTGGTGACAAAATCTGATGTGGGTAGCATTTCTATTATGGCAGAGCAATTTCAACAAGAATCCGGAATGTTGAAATATTACTTTAAGCCTGATTCCTCATTTAAAGAAGCTATGAAACTTTTGTCTCTCCCAAGAGATATTGAAACTTACAATGACTTAGAAAAGTTTCTGGCAAAAAGTGGTAAAAGAGCAGCAAATACAAAAAATCCGGATTTTAATCATCCTATCAACTGGAAATTACTGGAAGGAAAGACGGATACAATAAAAGTGGAATTAGAGACAGATAAAGGTGTTTGTGAGTTAGAATTGTATCCAAAATTTGCCCCTGGTACAGTTGCCAATTTCATGGATCTGATTCAGAAAGATTTTTTTAAAGATAAAATTATCCATCGTGTTGTTCCGAACTTTGTGATCCAGGCTGGATGCCCAAGGGGGGATGGGTATGGAAGTCTAGATTATTCTATTCGGACAGAATCTTCCAAATTATTAAATTTTCACGAAGATGGAATTTTGGGAATGGCTAGTTCAGGTGCGGATACGGAATGTAGTCAGTTTTTTATTAGCTTTTCTCCAGCACCGCATTTAGATGGACGATATACAATTTTTGGAAAAATGACCAGAGGAGTTGATGTCTTAAATATAATTAATGTTGGAGATAAAATCCTGTCCGTAAAATTGAAGACTTAA
- a CDS encoding DUF1015 domain-containing protein — MQIKPIKYLFPDLERVENSDAFFDTIKENFPQKNEEGIFLQGKKSTIFLYKIKTKKRVFHGILAGVDIEDYLKGNIKKHENTLLKQEENIVKLTLERNAIIKPVLLTYKSNPELSKLIKNGFHNRKPKFALEFTKDKQTHELYAITNESEIKSFQKLFDKHVKKSYIADGHHRMAAVSYILDEKPELKNHGLNYILCALFDLDELSIMSYNRMFSLSHIDEISILLKKLRTWSDVKKLRSIRLPMKKHEFILYTSKGHYSVTWNKKIVAQNRKSNHIVYDIDLFNDYVLTKIFKVLEVRSDPRIQYVEGIKGVKPIVKSLKENEQLIGFSFFPVKSRDFVKTADTGKILPPKSTWFEPRIRNGIIVQNL, encoded by the coding sequence GTGCAAATAAAACCCATAAAATACTTATTTCCAGATCTAGAGAGAGTAGAAAATTCCGATGCATTTTTTGATACTATAAAGGAAAATTTTCCTCAAAAAAATGAGGAAGGAATTTTTTTACAGGGTAAGAAAAGTACTATTTTCTTATATAAGATTAAAACAAAAAAACGTGTATTTCATGGAATTCTCGCTGGGGTAGATATAGAGGATTATCTGAAGGGAAATATTAAGAAACACGAAAACACCTTATTAAAGCAGGAAGAGAATATAGTTAAATTAACCTTGGAACGCAATGCGATTATAAAACCTGTACTGCTCACCTATAAATCTAATCCCGAGTTAAGTAAACTGATAAAAAATGGGTTTCATAATCGAAAACCAAAGTTTGCACTGGAATTTACTAAGGACAAGCAAACCCATGAATTATATGCAATCACCAATGAAAGTGAAATAAAGTCTTTTCAAAAACTATTCGATAAGCACGTTAAAAAATCATATATAGCTGATGGACATCACCGTATGGCTGCGGTAAGCTATATTTTGGATGAAAAGCCAGAATTAAAAAATCATGGATTAAATTATATTCTTTGTGCATTATTCGATTTGGATGAATTGAGCATCATGTCATACAACCGAATGTTTTCTTTATCTCATATTGACGAGATTTCTATATTGTTGAAAAAACTAAGGACTTGGTCGGATGTTAAAAAGTTAAGAAGTATCAGGCTCCCAATGAAAAAGCATGAGTTTATTTTGTATACTTCCAAGGGTCATTATTCTGTAACCTGGAATAAAAAAATTGTTGCACAAAATAGGAAGTCAAATCATATAGTTTATGATATTGACTTGTTTAATGATTATGTATTAACAAAGATTTTTAAAGTGCTGGAAGTTAGATCTGACCCAAGAATTCAATATGTTGAAGGGATAAAAGGGGTAAAGCCAATAGTAAAAAGTCTAAAAGAAAATGAGCAGCTTATCGGCTTCAGCTTTTTTCCTGTGAAATCACGTGATTTTGTAAAAACAGCGGATACCGGAAAGATTTTGCCTCCTAAAAGTACTTGGTTTGAACCACGGATCCGAAACGGTATTATAGTCCAGAACTTATAG
- a CDS encoding TraR/DksA family transcriptional regulator: protein MKTRYSDEELEEFKALIDEKLVSAKSELQGIEQQIMEMRENMADEQGGDWFDDSSIHTEIEFLTKMAERQRQFVQNLELALVRIKNKSYGICSVTGELIDKQRLLLVPHATKSVKAKEREAPVQNEDARPSSQFEEEDNEERIIEE, encoded by the coding sequence ATGAAGACCAGATATTCTGATGAAGAGTTGGAAGAGTTCAAGGCCCTGATTGATGAAAAATTAGTGAGTGCCAAATCCGAGTTACAAGGTATCGAACAACAGATAATGGAAATGAGGGAGAATATGGCCGACGAACAAGGGGGCGATTGGTTTGATGACAGTTCCATTCACACAGAAATCGAATTTTTGACTAAAATGGCAGAAAGGCAACGTCAATTTGTTCAAAATCTGGAATTGGCATTGGTGAGGATTAAAAATAAGTCTTACGGTATTTGCTCAGTTACCGGAGAGTTGATTGATAAACAAAGGTTACTATTGGTTCCTCATGCTACTAAAAGCGTAAAAGCTAAAGAACGAGAAGCTCCGGTTCAAAATGAAGATGCCAGGCCAAGTTCTCAATTTGAAGAAGAGGACAACGAAGAGCGTATAATTGAAGAATAA
- a CDS encoding T9SS type A sorting domain-containing protein — protein MKRLYLALVFLAIAQVSISAQDCIETVNNSLSIVSKQNFGGPDCLFTIRFCLKKSTADAKTVEYAVNHTYGTMTRVKNIENFPVGTVFCEDFTFVAECNSTASFLAEGKRPNTTTCGVVTDFLILPIKLVDFIAEVSTSGSIALKWQTAVEENTSHFIVQQSSDGRMFRDAGKVRAAGTSVELKNYFYELFLTDARAISYFRLKMVDKDGTFSYSKIVSSKNDRSRKIRLFPNPASGILHVDQQEALTSSNYKISDLNGRFIQCNLLNNQKTLDVSHLQPGVYIIRIQDEILKFIKE, from the coding sequence ATGAAGCGATTATATTTAGCACTTGTTTTTCTTGCCATTGCACAGGTATCTATTTCCGCCCAGGATTGCATCGAAACTGTAAATAATAGCCTATCGATAGTTTCCAAACAAAATTTTGGTGGTCCAGATTGTTTGTTTACCATTCGGTTTTGTTTAAAAAAATCTACTGCAGATGCAAAAACCGTAGAATATGCAGTGAACCATACCTATGGGACCATGACCAGGGTAAAAAACATTGAAAACTTTCCTGTGGGAACTGTTTTTTGTGAAGATTTTACTTTTGTCGCTGAGTGTAACTCTACTGCATCTTTTTTAGCAGAGGGGAAAAGACCTAATACCACCACCTGTGGCGTAGTGACGGATTTTTTAATATTGCCAATTAAGTTAGTAGATTTTATTGCTGAGGTTAGCACATCAGGAAGTATTGCACTCAAATGGCAGACTGCTGTAGAAGAAAATACTTCCCATTTTATCGTTCAACAAAGTTCAGACGGCAGAATGTTTAGAGATGCGGGAAAAGTAAGAGCTGCTGGAACATCCGTTGAATTGAAAAATTATTTTTACGAATTATTTCTAACAGATGCACGTGCAATATCCTATTTTCGGTTAAAGATGGTTGATAAAGATGGCACCTTTTCTTACAGTAAAATTGTCAGTTCCAAAAATGATCGATCCAGGAAAATTCGTCTGTTCCCTAACCCTGCTTCAGGTATTTTACATGTTGATCAGCAAGAGGCATTAACCTCCAGCAATTATAAGATTTCAGATTTGAATGGAAGATTTATTCAGTGTAATTTATTGAATAACCAAAAAACCCTTGATGTCAGTCATTTACAACCCGGCGTATACATTATAAGAATTCAAGACGAAATTTTAAAATTCATTAAAGAATAA